In Xiphophorus hellerii strain 12219 chromosome 13, Xiphophorus_hellerii-4.1, whole genome shotgun sequence, the following proteins share a genomic window:
- the ndrg1a gene encoding protein NDRG1a isoform X1, whose translation MDDIKVEAKPLLVDRELPGLREAVLQLVVKEHDVETPHGRLHCTMKGSPKGDRPVILTFHDIGLNHKACWDPLFNHEDMAEIMQHFAVCHVDALGQHEGANTFSTGYEYPSMDQLAETLPLVLKHFGLKSVIGMGIGAGAYVLTRFALDYPNMAEGLMLININPCAEGWMDWAAHKISGWTHAQPDMIITHLFGKEEINHDLIATFRHHILNNMNQFNLHLFVKAYESRRDLDIERPVPGCNARTLKCPSLLVVGDNSPAVDAVVECNTKLDPTKTTLLKMADCGGMPQVDQPGKLTEAFKYFIQGMGHMPSASMTRLARSRTASGSSITSDGNRSRSHTHDGNRSRSHTNEGSRSRSHTTEHGHTDGTANNNVDQSGPKSAEVSC comes from the exons ATGGATGACATCAAAGTTGAGGCCAAACCCCTGTTGGTCGACAGAGAACTACCG GGCCTGAGAGAGGCTGTACTGCAACTTGTTGTCAAG GAACACGATGTTGAGACTCCTCACGGAAGACTCCACTGCACGATGAAGGGCTCTCCCAAAGGAGACAGACCGGTCATTCTTACCTTCCATGACATTGGCCTGAACC acAAAGCTTGCTGGGACCCGCTCTTCAACCATGAGGACATGGCGGAAATCATGCAGCATTTTGCTGTGTGTCATGTCGACGCCTTGGGGCAGCATGAAGGAGCCAACACCTTTTCCACTGG gtacgAGTATCCCTCTATGGACCAGCTTGCTGAGACTCTCCCATTGGTGCTGAAGCACTTTGG CCTGAAGAGCGTCATTGGAATGGGCATCGGAGCCGGCGCATACGTGCTGACCCGATTCGCC CTGGACTATCCAAATATGGCGGAAGGTCTCATGCTCATCAACATCAACCCGTGTGCTGAGGGATGGATGGACTGGGCTGCCCACAAG ATCAGTGGCTGGACCCATGCTCAGCCTGATATGATTATTACCCACCTCTTTGGAAAG GAGGAGATCAACCACGACCTTATCGCTACATTCCGCCATCATATCTTGAACAACATGAACCAGTTCAACCTGCATCTCTTTGTCAAGGCCTACGAGAG CCGGAGGGATCTGGATATTGAGAGGCCGGTCCCTGGATGTAATGCCAGAACTCTCAA GTGCCCTTCTCTGCTGGTGGTCGGCGACAATTCTCCTGCTGTGGATGCTGTG GTGGAGTGCAACACCAAGTTGGACCCCACAAAAACAACCCTCCTTAAG atggCTGATTGCGGAGGCATGCCCCAGGTCGACCAG CCTGGAAAGCTGACAGAAGCTTTCAAGTACTTCATCCAGGGAATGGGACACA TGCCCTCTGCCAGCATGACCCGCCTGGCTCGCTCCCGTACCGCCTCTGGCTCCAGCATCACTTCAGACGGCAACCGCTCGCGCTCCCACACCCACGATGGCAACCGCTCGCGCTCGCACACCAACGAGGGGAGCCGCAGCCGCAGCCACACGACTGAGCACGGCCACACGGACGGCACAGCCAACAACAACGTGGACCAGTCAGGGCCCAAGTCCGCTGAAGTCTCCTGCTAA
- the ndrg1a gene encoding protein NDRG1a isoform X2, which translates to MVLEDSDVEMIVAEIEVSEHDVETPHGRLHCTMKGSPKGDRPVILTFHDIGLNHKACWDPLFNHEDMAEIMQHFAVCHVDALGQHEGANTFSTGYEYPSMDQLAETLPLVLKHFGLKSVIGMGIGAGAYVLTRFALDYPNMAEGLMLININPCAEGWMDWAAHKISGWTHAQPDMIITHLFGKEEINHDLIATFRHHILNNMNQFNLHLFVKAYESRRDLDIERPVPGCNARTLKCPSLLVVGDNSPAVDAVVECNTKLDPTKTTLLKMADCGGMPQVDQPGKLTEAFKYFIQGMGHMPSASMTRLARSRTASGSSITSDGNRSRSHTHDGNRSRSHTNEGSRSRSHTTEHGHTDGTANNNVDQSGPKSAEVSC; encoded by the exons ATGGTTCTGGAGGATTCTGATGTGGAAATGATCGTTGCTGAAATTGAAGTCAGC GAACACGATGTTGAGACTCCTCACGGAAGACTCCACTGCACGATGAAGGGCTCTCCCAAAGGAGACAGACCGGTCATTCTTACCTTCCATGACATTGGCCTGAACC acAAAGCTTGCTGGGACCCGCTCTTCAACCATGAGGACATGGCGGAAATCATGCAGCATTTTGCTGTGTGTCATGTCGACGCCTTGGGGCAGCATGAAGGAGCCAACACCTTTTCCACTGG gtacgAGTATCCCTCTATGGACCAGCTTGCTGAGACTCTCCCATTGGTGCTGAAGCACTTTGG CCTGAAGAGCGTCATTGGAATGGGCATCGGAGCCGGCGCATACGTGCTGACCCGATTCGCC CTGGACTATCCAAATATGGCGGAAGGTCTCATGCTCATCAACATCAACCCGTGTGCTGAGGGATGGATGGACTGGGCTGCCCACAAG ATCAGTGGCTGGACCCATGCTCAGCCTGATATGATTATTACCCACCTCTTTGGAAAG GAGGAGATCAACCACGACCTTATCGCTACATTCCGCCATCATATCTTGAACAACATGAACCAGTTCAACCTGCATCTCTTTGTCAAGGCCTACGAGAG CCGGAGGGATCTGGATATTGAGAGGCCGGTCCCTGGATGTAATGCCAGAACTCTCAA GTGCCCTTCTCTGCTGGTGGTCGGCGACAATTCTCCTGCTGTGGATGCTGTG GTGGAGTGCAACACCAAGTTGGACCCCACAAAAACAACCCTCCTTAAG atggCTGATTGCGGAGGCATGCCCCAGGTCGACCAG CCTGGAAAGCTGACAGAAGCTTTCAAGTACTTCATCCAGGGAATGGGACACA TGCCCTCTGCCAGCATGACCCGCCTGGCTCGCTCCCGTACCGCCTCTGGCTCCAGCATCACTTCAGACGGCAACCGCTCGCGCTCCCACACCCACGATGGCAACCGCTCGCGCTCGCACACCAACGAGGGGAGCCGCAGCCGCAGCCACACGACTGAGCACGGCCACACGGACGGCACAGCCAACAACAACGTGGACCAGTCAGGGCCCAAGTCCGCTGAAGTCTCCTGCTAA